Proteins encoded together in one Sylvia atricapilla isolate bSylAtr1 chromosome 2, bSylAtr1.pri, whole genome shotgun sequence window:
- the CASQ2 gene encoding calsequestrin-2 codes for MKAICWILAGFYLLFCCKAEEGLNFPTYDGKDRVIDLNEKNYKQALKKYDMLCLLFHEPVSSDKVSQKQFQMTEMVLELAAQVLEPRSIGFGMVDSKKDAKLAKKLGLLEEGSLYVFKDERLVEFDGELSADVLVEFLLDLLEDPVEVINSKLELQAFDQIDDEIKLIGYFKGEDSEHFKAFEEAAEHFQPYVKFFATFDKGVAKKLGLKMNEVDFYEPFMDEPVHIPDKPYSEEELVDFVREHRRATLRKLRPEDMFETWEDDMEGIHIVAFAEEDDPDGFEFLEILKQVARDNTDNPDLSIVWIDPDDFPLLITYWEKTFKIDLFRPQIGVVNVTDADSVWMDIRDDDDLPTAEELEDWIEDVLSGKINTEDDDDDEDDDDDDDDDDDDDDDDDDDDDDDDDDDD; via the exons ATGAAGGCAATTTGCTGGATCCTGGCAGGTTTTTAcctgcttttctgctgcaagGCAGAAGAGGGACTGAACTTCCCTACTTATGATGGGAAAGACCGAGTGATCGACCTGAACGAGAAGAATTACAAGCAGGCACTGAAGAAGTATGACAtgctctgcctgctcttccATGAGCCTGTGAGCTCAGACAAGGTCTCCCAGAAGCAGTTCCAGATGACAGAGATGGTCCTTGAG ctggcagctcaggTCCTGGAGCCCAGGAGCATTGGCTTTGGGATGGTGGACTCCAAGAAGGATGCCAAGCTTGCCAAAAAGTTAG GCTTGCTTGAAGAGGGAAGTCTCTATGTCTTTAAGGACGAGCGGTTGGTTGAATTTGATGGAGAACTGTCTGCAGATGTCTTGGTGGAATTCCTCTTGGAT TTGCTAGAAGACCCCGTGGAGGTCATAAACAGCAAGCTGGAGCTTCAGGCCTTTGACCAGATCGACGACGAAATCAAACTCATTGGCTACTTCAAGGGAGAAGACTCAGAAC atTTCAAGGCATTTGAAGAAGCTGCTGAACACTTCCAGCCCTATGTCAAGTTCTTTGCTACCTTTGACAAAGGG GTTGCCAAGAAGCTGGGCCTAAAGATGAATGAGGTGGACTTCTATGAACCCTTTATGGATGAGCCTGTTCACATCCCTGATAAGCCTTACTCAGAAGAGGAGCTGGTTGATTTTGTGAGAGAGCACAGAAG GGCCACCTTGAGGAAGCTGCGCCCAGAGGACATGTTTGAGACGTGG GAGGATGACATGGAGGGTATCCACATTGTAGCCTTTGCTGAAGAAGATGACCCAG ATGGTTTTGAGTTCCTGGAAATCTTGAAGCAGGTTGCCAGGGACAACACCGATAATCCTGACCTGAGCATTGTCTGGATTGACCCTGACGACTTTCCTCTG CTCATCACTTACTGGGAGAAGACCTTCAAGATCGACCTGTTCAGACCACAGATCGGGGTGGTGAACGTCACAGAC GCTGACAGCGTCTGGATGGACATCAGAGATGATGACGACCTGCCCACAGCCGAGGAGCTGGAGGACTGGATAGAGGACGTGCTTTCTGGGAAGATAAACACTGAAGATGACGACGACGACGAAGATGACGATGACGACGACGACGATGACGACGACGACGACGACGATGATGACGACGACGATGACGACGACGACGATGACGATGACTAA